The Mytilus galloprovincialis chromosome 2, xbMytGall1.hap1.1, whole genome shotgun sequence genome has a window encoding:
- the LOC143063381 gene encoding dual specificity protein phosphatase 12-like isoform X1: protein MTTKCTTVRRLRVKVKRMALDLDVIVDNLYVGSQQATKDPSMLRELGVTHVVTVSDGPIDKIVNSGFFKYKFIEGIDFDITDLLQRFPEVTAFIEEGVKSGAVLVHCVAGVSRSVTMVMAYLMEKNGMSFDDALKLVQQKRKYANPNDGFIKQLKLYEKMKCRLDPSDEEYRVYRLSSLAITMQGHQPKDAGMFLPGDLTDTPTANDCDIIFRCKKCRQPLFNRSCFYKHTVGPGEAAFDWRGTSNTEKSTEICDKSIFIHPVQWMKQSIIDTEGKLSCPKCSAKVGSYVWHGEQCPCGEWVIPAFHIQTSKVDECKPIQTDIRNRVEPGQNT from the exons ATGACCACGAAGTGCACCACTGTCAGGAGACTCAGAGTTAAGG TGAAAAGAATGGCCTTAGATTTGGATGTTATTGTGGACAATTTATATGTTGGAAGTCAACAAGCAACAAAAGATCCCTCTATGTTACGTGAACTGGGTGTTACTCATGTTGTTACAGTCAGTGATGGACCTATCGATAAGATTGTCAATAGTGGtttctttaaatacaaatttatagAAGGAATTGACTTTGATATTACTGATCTGCTCCAACGATTCCCTGAAGTAACGGCTTTCATAGAAGAAGGAGTTAAGTCAGGTGCAGTTTTAGTCCACTG TGTAGCAGGAGTTTCTAGAAGTGTTACCATGGTGATGGCATATTTGATGGAGAAAAATGGGATGTCTTTTGATGACGCTTTAAAATTAGtgcaacaaaaaagaaaatatgcaaA cCCAAACGATGGATTTATTAAACAGCTGAAACTGTATGAGAAAATGAAATGTAGATTAGATCCATCAGATGAGGAATACAGAGTATACAGATTGTCAAGTTTAGCAATAACTATGCAGGGACATCAACCTAAAG ATGCAGGTATGTTTTTGCCTGGAGATTTAACAGATACACCAACAGCTAATGATTGTGACATTATCTTTAGATGTAAAAAGTGTAG ACAACCGTTATTTAACCGATCTTGTTTCTATAAACATACTGTAGGACCAGGAGAAGCAGCATTTGATTGGAGAGGAACATCAAATACTGAAAAATCTACAGAAATTTGTgataaatcaatctttatacaTCCTGTTCAGTGGATGAAACAATCCATTATTGACACAGAAGGCAAG ctATCTTGTCCAAAATGCAGTGCTAAAGTAGGATCCTATGTTTGGCATG GTGAGCAGTGTCCATGTGGAGAATGGGTTATCCCTGCATTCCATATACAAACATCTAAAGTTGATGAATGTAAACCTATACAGACAGATATCAGAAACCGTGTAGAACCAGGACAAAATACATGA
- the LOC143063381 gene encoding dual specificity protein phosphatase 12-like isoform X2 produces MALDLDVIVDNLYVGSQQATKDPSMLRELGVTHVVTVSDGPIDKIVNSGFFKYKFIEGIDFDITDLLQRFPEVTAFIEEGVKSGAVLVHCVAGVSRSVTMVMAYLMEKNGMSFDDALKLVQQKRKYANPNDGFIKQLKLYEKMKCRLDPSDEEYRVYRLSSLAITMQGHQPKDAGMFLPGDLTDTPTANDCDIIFRCKKCRQPLFNRSCFYKHTVGPGEAAFDWRGTSNTEKSTEICDKSIFIHPVQWMKQSIIDTEGKLSCPKCSAKVGSYVWHGEQCPCGEWVIPAFHIQTSKVDECKPIQTDIRNRVEPGQNT; encoded by the exons ATGGCCTTAGATTTGGATGTTATTGTGGACAATTTATATGTTGGAAGTCAACAAGCAACAAAAGATCCCTCTATGTTACGTGAACTGGGTGTTACTCATGTTGTTACAGTCAGTGATGGACCTATCGATAAGATTGTCAATAGTGGtttctttaaatacaaatttatagAAGGAATTGACTTTGATATTACTGATCTGCTCCAACGATTCCCTGAAGTAACGGCTTTCATAGAAGAAGGAGTTAAGTCAGGTGCAGTTTTAGTCCACTG TGTAGCAGGAGTTTCTAGAAGTGTTACCATGGTGATGGCATATTTGATGGAGAAAAATGGGATGTCTTTTGATGACGCTTTAAAATTAGtgcaacaaaaaagaaaatatgcaaA cCCAAACGATGGATTTATTAAACAGCTGAAACTGTATGAGAAAATGAAATGTAGATTAGATCCATCAGATGAGGAATACAGAGTATACAGATTGTCAAGTTTAGCAATAACTATGCAGGGACATCAACCTAAAG ATGCAGGTATGTTTTTGCCTGGAGATTTAACAGATACACCAACAGCTAATGATTGTGACATTATCTTTAGATGTAAAAAGTGTAG ACAACCGTTATTTAACCGATCTTGTTTCTATAAACATACTGTAGGACCAGGAGAAGCAGCATTTGATTGGAGAGGAACATCAAATACTGAAAAATCTACAGAAATTTGTgataaatcaatctttatacaTCCTGTTCAGTGGATGAAACAATCCATTATTGACACAGAAGGCAAG ctATCTTGTCCAAAATGCAGTGCTAAAGTAGGATCCTATGTTTGGCATG GTGAGCAGTGTCCATGTGGAGAATGGGTTATCCCTGCATTCCATATACAAACATCTAAAGTTGATGAATGTAAACCTATACAGACAGATATCAGAAACCGTGTAGAACCAGGACAAAATACATGA